Proteins encoded in a region of the Novibacillus thermophilus genome:
- a CDS encoding distal tail protein Dit → MIFNGIDLSPYLRIKEIHGRGISPSELTLIDVPAMDGAYYSQKRRPPRVIEIEADIRASNREELRTKLDQLNAILDVNQPVPIIFPDEPDMIYYGIPESTGEGNEYTFLHQVQLTIICPDPYKYSDEVIVEFPSDVVTVTNEGTAEADPVFELEVLEPVTFAMIQNQDEDYMMIGRPVSAEEIAFEREERILHDAMNSTVGWVEGVDIDGDISGTMVSADGKFVVSDFGEPSEAKWYGPALRRSLPELLQDFRVDILVENFNTTEGVGRVDVYLLDSSNRTVANIKMSDAWQTIKRNRARGYLQNPERTEQLIYTHETTSQATGELWNDFDGIFRFQRIGNLWMLYVGKVRPDGTHHARRIVRYSDTLEEFSQPIAQVQIHMGIFDDHPPTDLAIKDLKVWKINDPADDQVPYIAHEGDSIVFDHTNEDILLNGEPRKDLKDFGAKFFKLKRGNNQLIVHPDSFNTKLRYRKRFI, encoded by the coding sequence ATGATATTTAACGGAATTGACCTTTCCCCTTATTTGCGTATCAAAGAAATACATGGCAGAGGTATTTCACCGAGCGAACTTACGTTGATTGACGTTCCCGCTATGGATGGGGCTTATTATTCGCAGAAGAGACGTCCGCCACGAGTAATAGAAATTGAAGCTGATATCAGAGCGAGTAATCGAGAAGAGTTACGCACGAAATTAGATCAACTGAATGCGATTCTAGATGTCAATCAACCTGTTCCGATTATCTTTCCAGATGAGCCGGATATGATTTATTATGGCATACCTGAGTCGACAGGAGAAGGCAATGAGTATACGTTTTTGCATCAAGTGCAGCTTACGATTATCTGCCCTGATCCGTACAAATACAGCGACGAGGTTATTGTCGAATTCCCGTCTGATGTCGTCACGGTCACGAATGAAGGGACAGCAGAAGCCGATCCGGTGTTTGAACTTGAAGTATTGGAACCCGTGACATTCGCGATGATACAGAATCAAGACGAAGACTATATGATGATTGGACGACCCGTTAGCGCGGAAGAAATTGCTTTTGAGCGCGAAGAAAGAATTTTGCACGATGCGATGAACAGTACGGTCGGCTGGGTGGAAGGGGTGGATATAGATGGTGATATATCTGGGACTATGGTGTCTGCCGACGGAAAGTTTGTGGTCAGCGATTTTGGGGAACCGTCCGAAGCTAAATGGTACGGTCCGGCATTAAGACGCAGTTTACCTGAACTTTTACAAGACTTTCGCGTTGACATACTTGTAGAAAATTTTAATACAACCGAAGGTGTTGGACGTGTAGATGTTTATTTGCTTGATTCGAGTAATCGTACAGTAGCGAATATTAAGATGTCGGACGCGTGGCAAACAATAAAACGAAATAGAGCGAGAGGGTATTTGCAGAATCCTGAAAGAACTGAACAGTTGATTTATACACATGAAACAACATCACAAGCAACGGGAGAGCTTTGGAACGATTTTGACGGTATTTTTCGATTTCAGCGGATAGGAAATCTATGGATGTTATATGTTGGGAAAGTGCGCCCGGATGGAACACATCATGCCCGGAGAATTGTGAGGTACTCTGATACGCTCGAAGAATTTTCACAACCTATTGCGCAAGTGCAGATTCATATGGGGATATTTGATGATCATCCCCCAACTGATCTAGCGATCAAAGACTTGAAAGTATGGAAAATCAATGATCCCGCTGATGATCAAGTTCCATATATCGCGCATGAGGGAGATAGTATTGTGTTTGATCATACGAACGAAGATATTTTATTGAATGGAGAACCGCGAAAAGATTTAAAAGATTTTGGGGCGAAGTTTTTTAAATTAAAACGCGGGAACAACCAATTAATTGTTCATCCGGATTCATTTAATACGAAACTTCGATACCGTAAAAGATTTATATAG